A DNA window from Stenotrophomonas indicatrix contains the following coding sequences:
- a CDS encoding DEAD/DEAH box helicase: protein MAYELAKRTADAEQQLATRDGLPARDGALLSARLQRRYQDRITGSFAIPGREGRYAPIPDSVPPALTAALKARGIEQLYSHQAEAWEASQRGDHVAIVTPTASGKSLCYTLPVVSAAMQDKAKALYLFPTKALAQDQVAELLELNRAGDLGVKAFTFDGDTPGDARQAIRLHGDIVVSNPDMLHQAILPHHTKWAQFFENLRYIVIDEVHTYRGVFGSHVTNVLRRLKRICAFYGVQPQFILCSATIGNPQAHAEALIEAPVTAITESGAPSGPKQVLLWNPPVINPDLGLRASARSQSNRIARIAIKSGLKTLVFAQTRLMVEVLTKYLKDIFDHDPRKPPRIRAYRGGYLPTERRETERAMRAGNIDGIVSTSALELGVDIGSLDVVILNGYPGSVAATWQRFGRAGRRQQPALGVMVASSQPLDQYVVRHPDFFAEASPEHARIAPDQPLILFDHIRCAAFELPFRVGDGFGPIDPEVFLEALAETEVIHREGERWEWIADSYPANAVSLRAVADGNFVVVDRSDGRQQIIAEVDYSAAALTLYEGAIHMVQSTPYQVETLDWEGRKAYVTRTHVDYYTDSIDFTKLKVLDRFDGGVAGRGDSHHGEVHVVRRVAGYKKIRYYTHENIGYGPVNLPDQELHTTAVWWQLPQALLLRAFASKQDALDGFLGAAYALHIVATVAVMADARDLQKSVGNGDGTWIAIADQSGRGQLRGSDGEPGAVELLQEFVPTVYLYDNFPGGVGLSEPLWQRQAELVQRARELVQRCDCKAGCPACVGPVLAAQEQDETSPRALALRVLDLFDAQACQHVADVVVSTRDPMELIAP, encoded by the coding sequence ATGGCCTACGAACTCGCCAAGCGCACCGCCGATGCGGAGCAGCAGCTCGCCACCCGCGATGGCCTGCCCGCGCGCGATGGCGCACTGCTCAGTGCACGCCTGCAGCGCCGCTACCAGGATCGCATCACCGGCAGCTTCGCCATTCCCGGCCGCGAAGGCCGCTATGCGCCGATTCCTGATTCCGTGCCACCGGCCCTGACTGCGGCACTGAAGGCACGCGGCATCGAGCAGCTCTACAGCCACCAGGCCGAGGCATGGGAGGCCAGCCAGCGTGGCGACCACGTCGCCATCGTTACCCCCACCGCCAGCGGCAAGTCGCTGTGCTACACCCTGCCGGTGGTCAGCGCCGCCATGCAGGACAAGGCCAAGGCGCTGTACCTGTTCCCCACCAAGGCACTGGCCCAGGACCAGGTGGCCGAACTGCTGGAGCTCAACCGCGCCGGCGACCTCGGAGTGAAGGCCTTCACCTTCGACGGCGACACCCCCGGCGACGCGCGGCAGGCGATCCGCCTGCATGGCGACATCGTGGTCTCCAACCCGGACATGCTGCACCAGGCGATCCTGCCGCATCACACCAAGTGGGCGCAGTTCTTCGAGAACCTGCGCTACATCGTCATCGACGAAGTACACACCTATCGCGGCGTGTTCGGCAGCCATGTCACCAACGTGCTGCGCCGGCTCAAGCGCATCTGCGCGTTCTACGGGGTGCAACCGCAGTTCATCCTGTGCTCGGCCACCATCGGCAACCCGCAGGCGCATGCCGAGGCGCTGATCGAAGCACCGGTCACCGCCATCACCGAATCCGGTGCACCCAGCGGGCCGAAGCAGGTGCTGCTGTGGAATCCGCCGGTGATCAACCCCGACCTGGGCCTGCGTGCCTCGGCGCGCTCGCAGAGCAACCGCATCGCCCGCATCGCGATCAAATCCGGGCTGAAGACGCTGGTGTTCGCGCAGACCCGGCTGATGGTGGAGGTGCTGACCAAGTACCTGAAGGACATCTTCGATCACGATCCGCGCAAGCCACCCCGCATCCGCGCCTACCGCGGCGGCTACCTGCCCACCGAGCGCCGCGAGACCGAGCGTGCGATGCGTGCCGGCAACATCGACGGCATCGTCAGCACCTCGGCGCTGGAACTGGGCGTGGACATCGGCAGCCTGGACGTGGTGATCCTCAACGGTTACCCCGGCAGCGTGGCTGCCACCTGGCAGCGCTTCGGCCGCGCCGGACGCCGCCAGCAGCCCGCACTCGGAGTGATGGTGGCCAGTTCGCAGCCGCTGGACCAGTACGTGGTGCGCCATCCGGACTTCTTCGCCGAGGCGTCGCCGGAACACGCACGCATCGCGCCCGACCAGCCGTTGATCCTGTTCGATCACATCCGCTGCGCGGCGTTCGAACTGCCGTTCCGGGTCGGCGATGGCTTCGGCCCGATCGATCCTGAGGTGTTCCTGGAAGCACTGGCCGAAACCGAGGTCATCCACCGCGAAGGCGAACGCTGGGAGTGGATCGCCGACAGCTATCCGGCCAACGCGGTCAGCCTGCGCGCGGTGGCCGATGGCAACTTCGTGGTGGTCGACCGCAGCGATGGCCGCCAGCAGATCATCGCCGAAGTGGACTACTCCGCTGCAGCGCTGACCCTGTACGAAGGCGCCATCCACATGGTGCAGTCCACGCCCTACCAAGTGGAAACGCTGGACTGGGAAGGCCGCAAGGCCTACGTCACCCGCACCCACGTGGACTACTACACCGACAGCATCGACTTCACCAAGCTCAAGGTGCTGGACCGTTTCGATGGCGGCGTGGCCGGCCGCGGTGATTCGCACCATGGCGAAGTGCACGTGGTGCGCCGCGTGGCCGGTTACAAGAAGATCCGCTACTACACCCACGAGAACATCGGCTACGGCCCGGTCAACCTGCCCGACCAGGAACTGCACACCACCGCGGTGTGGTGGCAGCTGCCGCAGGCGCTGCTGCTGCGCGCCTTCGCCAGCAAGCAGGATGCGCTGGATGGGTTCCTCGGCGCCGCCTATGCACTGCACATCGTAGCCACGGTGGCGGTGATGGCCGATGCGCGCGACCTGCAGAAGTCGGTGGGCAACGGCGATGGCACCTGGATCGCGATTGCCGACCAGAGCGGGCGCGGCCAGCTGCGGGGCAGCGATGGCGAGCCTGGCGCGGTGGAACTGCTGCAGGAATTCGTGCCGACCGTATACCTGTACGACAATTTCCCGGGTGGCGTCGGCCTGAGCGAGCCGTTGTGGCAGCGCCAGGCCGAGCTGGTGCAGCGCGCGCGCGAACTGGTACAGCGCTGCGACTGCAAGGCGGGTTGCCCGGCCTGCGTCGGTCCGGTGCTTGCCGCGCAGGAACAGGATGAAACCTCGCCGCGTGCGCTGGCGCTGCGCGTGCTCGACCTGTTCGATGCGCAGGCCTGCCAGCATGTGGCCGATGTGGTGGTGAGCACACGCGACCCGATGGAGCTGATCGCCCCGTGA
- a CDS encoding ribonuclease H-like domain-containing protein, producing the protein MSLSLDKLRLLRKQAGDPKAATPAAPTQQTPPALMAANDARQPPAERSVFAWVEQEIRHKPTGTATTTPAPAALRRPEVGSLHRLLGMRSRGGPAPARASAQDRQLPGNEIAPGLFLIESLLPQPIPAMPLSLAFAKREGEHVAARDLLFFDTETTGLAGGTGTRAFMIGAADWHVCPQRGEGLRIRQLLMSTMAAEETMLAAFASWLQPHTVFCSYNGRSYDAPLLKTRYRLARQADPITALDHVDLLYPTRRRYRGTWENCKLSTIERQLLRVVREDDLPGSEAPAAWLRFLRGGDAVNLRRVADHNHQDVVTLALLLQRLVREEQRERETLALVSG; encoded by the coding sequence GTGAGCCTGAGCCTGGACAAGCTGCGGCTGCTTCGCAAGCAGGCGGGTGACCCGAAAGCAGCCACGCCTGCCGCGCCGACGCAGCAGACGCCGCCGGCACTCATGGCCGCCAACGATGCGCGGCAGCCACCGGCCGAGCGTTCGGTATTTGCCTGGGTGGAACAGGAGATCCGCCACAAGCCGACCGGCACCGCCACCACCACGCCTGCGCCGGCAGCACTGCGACGGCCCGAGGTCGGCAGCCTGCATCGCCTGCTCGGCATGCGCTCGCGGGGTGGCCCTGCGCCGGCACGCGCCAGCGCGCAGGATCGCCAACTGCCCGGCAACGAGATTGCGCCCGGCCTGTTCCTGATCGAGTCACTGCTGCCGCAGCCGATTCCCGCCATGCCGCTGTCGCTGGCCTTCGCCAAGCGCGAGGGTGAACACGTGGCTGCGCGCGACCTGCTGTTCTTCGATACCGAGACCACCGGCCTGGCCGGCGGCACCGGCACCCGCGCCTTCATGATCGGTGCCGCCGACTGGCATGTGTGCCCGCAGCGTGGCGAAGGCCTGCGCATCCGCCAGCTGCTGATGTCGACGATGGCTGCCGAGGAAACGATGTTGGCCGCTTTCGCCAGCTGGCTGCAGCCGCATACCGTGTTCTGCAGCTACAACGGCCGCAGCTACGATGCCCCACTGCTGAAGACACGCTATCGGCTGGCCCGCCAGGCCGATCCCATCACCGCGCTGGACCATGTCGACCTGCTGTATCCCACTCGCCGCCGTTACCGCGGTACGTGGGAGAACTGCAAGCTGTCCACCATCGAGCGGCAACTGCTGCGCGTGGTGCGCGAAGATGACCTGCCCGGCTCGGAAGCCCCCGCCGCATGGCTGCGCTTCCTGCGCGGCGGTGATGCGGTGAATCTGCGCCGGGTGGCCGACCACAACCACCAGGACGTGGTGACCCTGGCCCTGCTGCTGCAGCGGTTGGTGCGGGAAGAGCAGCGCGAACGGGAGACCCTGGCGCTGGTAAGCGGATGA